Proteins from a single region of Liolophura sinensis isolate JHLJ2023 unplaced genomic scaffold, CUHK_Ljap_v2 scaffold_89, whole genome shotgun sequence:
- the LOC135481427 gene encoding mucin-2-like gives MTSTSTGKFTTTVQFAETKTSQGTAVTSVPPTTSTGGFTTTIPSTETKTPRITTQTSVPPSTSTGGFSTTVPSNETKTSQNTTVTSVPLSTSTGGFSTTVPPTQTKTSQNTTATSVPSPTSTGGLSTTVPSTKTKPSQNPTATSVPSPTSTGGFSTTVPSTKTKPSQNPTVTSVPSPTPTGGLSITVPSTETKISENPTVTSVPSPTSTGGLSTTVPSTETQTSQNTTVTSVPSPTSTGGLSTTVPSTETKILVNPTVTSVPSPASTGGLSTTVPSTKTKPSQNTTVTSVPSPTSTGGLSTTVPSTKTKPSQNSTVTSVPSPTSTGGFSTTVPSTKTKTSQNTTVTSVPSPTSTGGLSTTVPSTETQTSQNTTVTSVPSPASTGGFSTTVPSTETQTSQNTTVTSVPSPTSTGGLSTTIPSTETKISENPTVTSVPSPAFTGGFSTTIPSTKPKTSQSTTVTSVPSPTSTGGFSTTVPSTETKISENPTVTSVPSPTSTGGFSTTVPSTKTITSQSTTVTSVPSPTSTGGLSTTVPSTKTKPSQNTTVTSVPSPTSTGGLSTTVPSTETKISENTTVTSVPSPTSTGGLSTTVPSTKTKTSQSTTVTSVPSPTSTGGLSTTVPSTETKISENPTVTSVPSPTSTGGLSTTVPSTKTKTSQSTTVTSVPSPTSTGGFSTTVPSTETKTSQNPTVTSVPFPTSTGGLSTTVPSTETQTSQNTTVTLVPSPTSTGGLSTTVPSTETKISENPTVTSVPSPTSTGGFSTTVPSTKTKTSQSTTVTSVPSPTSTGGFSTTVPSTKTKTSQNTTVTSVPSPTSTGGFSTTVPPTKTKTSQSTTVTSLPSPTSTGGLSTTVPSTKTKPSQNPTVTSVPSPTSTGGFSTTVPSTETQTSQNTTVTLVPSPTSTGGLSTTVPSTETKISENPTVTSVPSPTSTGGLSTTVPSTKTKTSQSTTVTSVPSPTSTGGLSTTVPSTETKISENPTVTSVPSPTSTGGLSTTVPSTKTKTSQSTTVTSVPSPTSTGGFSTTVPSTETKTSQNTTVTSVPFPTSTGGLSTTVPPTSTGGLSTTVPSTETKTSQNPTVTSVPSPTSTGGLSTTVPSTKTKPSQNPT, from the coding sequence ATGACGTCCACTTCCACTGGCAAATTTACCACAACAGTCCAATTCGCGGAAACTAAAACATCACAGGGCACTGCTGTCACATCAGTACCACCAACCACTTCTACTGGTGGATTTACCACAACAATCCCATCGACCGAAACTAAAACACCACGTATAACTACTCAAACGTCAGTACCGCCTTCCACTTCCACTGGTGGATTTAGCACAACAGTCCCTTCGAATGAAACTAAAACATCACAGAACACTACTGTGACGTCAGTACCGCTTTCCACTTCCACTGGTGGATTTAGCACAACAGTTCCACCGACTCAAACTAAAACATCACAGAACACTACTGCAACGTCAGTACCGTCTCCGACTTCCACTGGTGGATTGAGCACAACAGTCCCTTCGACTAAAACTAAACCATCACAGAACCCTACTGCAACGTCAGTACCGTCTCCGACTTCCACTGGTGGATTTAGCACAACAGTTCCATCGACTAAAACTAAACCATCACAAAACCCTACTGTAACGTCAGTACCGTCTCCGACTCCCACTGGTGGATTGAGCATAACAGTCCCTTCGACTGAAACTAAAATATCAGAGAACCCTACTGTAACGTCAGTACCGTCTCCGACTTCCACTGGTGGATTGAGCACAACAGTCCCTTCGACTGAAACTCAAACATCACAGAACACTACTGTGACGTCAGTACCGTCTCCGACTTCCACTGGTGGATTGAGCACAACAGTCCCTTCGACTGAAACTAAAATATTAGTGAACCCTACTGTAACGTCAGTACCGTCTCCGGCTTCCACTGGTGGATTGAGCACAACAGTCCCTTCGACTAAAACTAAACCATCACAGAACACTACTGTAACGTCAGTACCGTCTCCGACTTCCACTGGTGGATTGAGCACAACAGTCCCTTCGACTAAAACTAAACCATCACAGAACTCTACTGTAACGTCAGTACCGTCTCCGACTTCCACTGGTGGATTTAGCACAACAGTCCCATCGACTAAAACTAAAACATCACAGAACACTACTGTGACGTCAGTACCGTCTCCGACTTCCACTGGTGGATTGAGCACAACAGTCCCTTCGACTGAAACTCAAACATCACAGAACACTACTGTAACGTCAGTACCGTCTCCGGCTTCCACTGGTGGATTTAGCACAACAGTCCCTTCGACTGAAACTCAAACATCACAGAACACTACTGTAACGTCAGTACCGTCTCCGACTTCCACTGGTGGATTGAGCACAACAATCCCTTCGACTGAAACTAAAATATCAGAGAACCCTACTGTAACGTCAGTACCGTCTCCGGCTTTCACTGGTGGATTTAGCACAACAATCCCTTCGACTAAACCTAAAACATCACAGAGCACTACTGTGACGTCAGTACCGTCTCCGACTTCCACTGGTGGATTTAGCACAACAGTCCCTTCGACTGAAACTAAAATATCAGAGAACCCTACTGTAACGTCAGTACCGTCTCCGACTTCCACTGGTGGATTTAGCACAACAGTCCCATCGACTAAAACTATAACATCACAGAGCACTACTGTAACGTCAGTACCGTCTCCGACTTCCACTGGTGGATTGAGCACAACAGTCCCTTCGACTAAAACTAAACCATCACAGAACACTACTGTAACGTCAGTACCGTCTCCGACTTCCACTGGTGGATTGAGCACAACAGTCCCTTCGACTGAAACTAAAATATCAGAGAACACTACTGTAACGTCAGTACCGTCTCCGACTTCCACTGGTGGATTGAGCACAACAGTCCCTTCCACTAAAACTAAAACATCACAGAGCACTACTGTGACGTCAGTACCGTCTCCGACTTCCACTGGTGGATTGAGCACAACAGTCCCTTCGACTGAAACTAAAATATCAGAGAACCCTACTGTAACGTCAGTACCGTCTCCGACTTCCACTGGTGGATTGAGCACAACAGTCCCTTCGACTAAAACTAAAACATCACAGAGCACTACTGTGACGTCAGTACCGTCTCCGACTTCCACTGGTGGATTTAGCACAACAGTCCCTTCGACTGAAACTAAAACATCACAGAACCCTACTGTAACGTCAGTACCGTTTCCGACTTCCACTGGTGGATTGAGCACAACAGTCCCTTCGACTGAAACTCAAACATCACAGAACACTACTGTGACGTTAGTACCGTCTCCGACTTCCACTGGTGGATTGAGCACAACAGTCCCTTCGACTGAAACTAAAATATCAGAGAACCCTACTGTAACGTCAGTACCGTCTCCGACTTCCACTGGTGGATTTAGCACAACAGTCCCATCGACTAAAACTAAAACATCACAGAGCACTACTGTGACGTCAGTACCGTCTCCGACTTCCACTGGTGGATTTAGCACAACAGTCCCTTCGACTAAAACTAAAACATCACAGAACACTACTGTAACGTCAGTACCGTCTCCGACTTCCACTGGTGGATTTAGCACAACAGTCCCTCCAACTAAAACTAAAACATCACAGAGCACTACTGTGACGTCATTACCGTCTCCGACTTCCACTGGTGGATTGAGCACAACAGTCCCATCGACTAAAACTAAACCATCACAGAACCCTACTGTAACGTCAGTACCGTCTCCGACTTCCACTGGTGGATTTAGCACAACAGTCCCTTCGACTGAAACTCAAACATCACAGAACACTACTGTGACGTTAGTACCGTCTCCGACTTCCACTGGTGGATTGAGCACAACAGTCCCTTCGACTGAAACTAAAATATCAGAGAACCCTACTGTAACGTCAGTACCGTCTCCGACTTCCACTGGTGGATTGAGCACAACAGTCCCTTCCACTAAAACTAAAACATCACAGAGCACTACTGTGACGTCAGTACCGTCTCCGACTTCCACTGGTGGATTGAGCACAACAGTCCCTTCGACTGAAACTAAAATATCAGAGAACCCTACTGTAACGTCAGTACCGTCTCCGACTTCCACTGGTGGATTGAGCACAACAGTCCCTTCGACTAAAACTAAAACATCACAG